A stretch of Cicer arietinum cultivar CDC Frontier isolate Library 1 chromosome 5, Cicar.CDCFrontier_v2.0, whole genome shotgun sequence DNA encodes these proteins:
- the LOC101500661 gene encoding uncharacterized protein — MTLLELIKNASANSKSLELPSDYPVVLNPDPIFPNLKSELQDESSSFPVKPLIGWEISLIDTQIIEINKKFLTKLKTKGKSTDHLERGEFIGSLISYLENIRDKVGFPIEIDSLGGIGYCKVLIFKLGSFMGKDVAGLVLDGCVSLWLWEIVEALIVSGVIVNSCYPSLITRLVENKRSDLICLCCIHASDLGSSEIFTILRYFLSPANEAYNTMVSVKKEWENQAVLAMERASDSNLKLKNSVVAKEASILFMIAYDGFSTPELCLHYLIASSNLNNAMLSPALNKLNGKELLNLIRYLAKWLKKYERFPQAGPCPQASSALGLKACDWIPKLEDVVNCLGLVLDENFSSLVLHPQFHEELRSVEGLVKCLTGESKLCCMMTSVVDKLKIEVTGGRDKLI; from the exons ATGACTTTACTGGAACTCATAAAAAATGCTTCTGCCAATTCTAAATCACTTGAATTACCTTCTGACTATCCAGTTGTTCTCAATCCAGATCCTATTTTCCCTAATTTGAAGTCTGAACTTCAAGATGAATCTTCGTCATTCCCTGTTAAACCCCTTATTGGATGGGAAATTTCACTAATTGATACTCAAATAATTGAGATTAACAAAAAGTTTCTCACAAAGCTTAAAACAAAGGGCAAGAGTACTGATCATTTGGAAAGGGGTGAGTTTATTGGTAGTTTGATTTCCTATCTTGAAAACATTAGGGACAAAGTTGGGTTTCCCATTGAGATTGATTCATTAGGTGGTATTGGTTATTGTAAGGTTTTGATTTTCAAACTTGGATCTTTTATGGGTAAAGATGTTGCTGGCTTGGTTTTGGATGGGTGTGTTTCTTTGTGGTTATGGGAAATAGTTGAGGCTTTGATTGTTAGTGGTGTTATTGTGAATTCTTGTTACCCAAGCCTCATTACAAGGTTAGTGGAAAATAAGAGATCTGATTTGATCTGTTTGTGTTGTATACATGCTTCTGATCTTGGTTCATCAGAAATATTCACCATTTTGAGGTATTTTCTTTCTCCGGCAAATGAGGCTTATAACACTATGGTATCTGTAAAGAAGGAGTGGGAAAACCAAGCAGTGTTGGCCATGGAGAGAGCAAGTGATAGCAACCTCAAGCTGAAGAATTCTGTTGTTGCAAAGGAGGCttctattttgtttatgataGCGTATGATGGTTTCTCTACACCTGAACTTTGTTTGCATTATTTGATTGCATCATCAAACCTCAACAATGCGATGTTATCCCCTgcattaaataagttaaatggCAAAGAGTTGTTGAATTTGATTCGCTATTTAGCAAAGTGGTTGAAGAAATATGAGAGATTTCCTCAAGCTGGTCCATGTCCGCAAGCCTCATCGGCTTTGGGTTTGAAAGCTTGTGATTGGATTCCTAAACTTGAAGATGTTGTAAACTGTCTTGGTTTGGTGCTTGATGAGAATTTTTCTTCATTGGTGTTACATCCACAGTTTCATGAAGAGTTGCGATCGGTTGAAGGACTGGTTAAATGTTTAACAGGCGAATCCAAACTTTGTTGCATGATGACCAGTGTAGTTGACAAACTAAAGATTGAAGTAACAGGAGGAA GGGACAAATTGATCTGA
- the LOC101501190 gene encoding polygalacturonase 1 beta-like protein 2 — translation MSIHFIFLFLSLFFFHVCVATNISNKQEYSKQKTNPFSPKASLIRYWNTKISNKLPIPNFFLSKVSPLTPYQYANLVNLLKQKPFSSKFHYSLCSTPYLLCSFDHPNKLQQTKTTKRDDANFAVYSNKRFANYGSSQLGGVDSFKNYSNGLNTNNDSFKRYSTTSTRHGGNFNSYAENGNVANTNFTSYGSGSTSGTGEFKNYDKLVNVPNLGFTTYDSAAKNHELSFSSYGNETNSGSQSFNSYGKRVRSGNSDFTNYAVDANILQSTFTSYSELGTGAANDSFRSYSFNGNNPRNNFKTYSAGSDFGSDTFISYRDRANVGDDSFQSYGSKSKSGTASFANYGQSFNEGNDTFTEYGKGSSGKTAFGFKTYGLGRAFKGYNKNGVSFSAYNNFSAFSGKIVNRFVEPGKFFRESMLKEGNVMMMPDIKDKMPARMFLPLTISSKLPFSSSRLGEVKEAFHAREGSATERVIINALGECERAPSMDETKRCVGSAEGMIEFAVSVLGPNVVVRTTESVKGSKTSVMIGKVYGIDGGKVTKSVSCHQSLYPYLLYYCHSVPKVRVYEADILDVDTKKKINQGVAICHIDTSAWGPEHGAFSALGSGPGKIEVCHWIFENDMTWTTAI, via the exons ATGAGTATTCACTTCATCTTCTTGTTTTTGTCACTCTTTTTTTTCCAT GTTTGTGTAGCAACCAATATTAGCAACAAACAAGAATATTCCAAACAAAAGACAAACCCATTCAGCCCAAAAGCCTCGCTCATTCGCTATTGGAACACAAAAATCTCCAACAAACTTCCAATCCCTAATTTCTTTCTCTCTAAAGTTTCCCCTCTCACACCATACCAATATGCTAACCTCGTAAACCTCCTCAAACAAAAACCCTTCTCTTCAAAATTCCATTATTCCCTCTGCTCCACACCATACTTATTATGCTCCTTCGACCACCCAAACAAACTTCAACAAACAAAAACTACCAAACGAGACGACGCAAACTTCGCCGTTTACTCAAACAAACGCTTCGCGAATTATGGCTCATCTCAACTTGGTGGAGTTGACTCGTTCAAAAACTATTCAAACGGgttaaacacaaacaacgacTCGTTCAAACGATACAGCACAACCTCAACTCGCCACGGTGGGAATTTCAACAGTTATGCAGAAAACGGCAATGTAGCTAACACGAACTTCACCAGCTACGGTTCCGGTTCAACTTCCGGCACCGGCGAGTTCAAAAACTATGATAAACTCGTCAACGTCCCTAACCTCGGTTTCACCACCTACGACTCCGCCGCAAAGAATCATGAACTCTCTTTCTCAAGCTACGGTAACGAAACAAATTCTGGCTCTCAATCGTTCAATAGCTACGGGAAACGCGTTCGAAGCGGTAACAGCGATTTCACCAATTACGCCGTTGATGCCAACATTCTTCAATCAACGTTCACTAGTTACAGTGAATTGGGAACCGGCGCCGCCAATGATTCTTTCAGATCGTACAGCTTCAACGGTAACAATCCTCggaacaatttcaaaacatatagCGCTGGCTCCGATTTCGGTTCCGATACATTTATCAGTTACCGGGATCGCGCTAACGTCGGCGATGACTCGTTTCAAAGCTACGGTTCAAAATCTAAATCCGGCACTGCTTCGTTTGCAAACTACGGCCAATCGTTCAACGAAGGAAACGATACTTTCACTGAATATGGAAAGGGATCGTCCGGTAAAACCGCGTTTGGATTCAAAACTTACGGGTTGGGACGCGCGTTCAAAGGCTACAACAAAAACGGCGTGTCGTTTTCAGCTTATAATAATTTCAGCGCGTTCAGTGGCAAAATAGTGAATAGATTTGTTGAGCCGGGTAAATTTTTCAGGGAGTCAATGCTGAAGGAAGGGAATGTAATGATGATGCCAGATATTAAAGACAAAATGCCTGCGAGGATGTTTTTACCCCTGACTATTTCGTCGAAATTACCGTTTTCATCCTCGAGGTTGGGTGAAGTAAAAGAAGCGTTTCACGCGCGGGAGGGTTCGGCGACCGAACGCGTGATAATTAACGCGCTGGGAGAGTGCGAGAGGGCTCCGAGTATGGACGAGACAAAACGGTGCGTTGGATCTGCTGAGGGTATGATTGAGTTTGCGGTTTCTGTATTGGGTCCCAATGTGGTTGTGAGAACAACTGAAAGTGTGAAGGGGTCAAAAACGAGTGTGATGATTGGAAAAGTCTATGGAATAGACGGTGGAAAAGTAACTAAATCAGTTTCATGTCATCAAAGTTTGTACCCTTACTTACTGTATTATTGTCACTCTGTCCCCAAAGTAAGAGTTTATGAAGCTGATATTCTTGACGTGGacacaaagaaaaaaattaatcaagGAGTTGCCATCTGTCATATTGACACGTCAGCATGGGGTCCAGAGCATGGTGCTTTCTCAGCTTTGGGGTCAGGACCTGGAAAAATTGAGGTGTGTCACTGGATTTTTGAGAATGACATGACGTGGACTACTGCCATCTGA